The proteins below are encoded in one region of Triticum aestivum cultivar Chinese Spring chromosome 1B, IWGSC CS RefSeq v2.1, whole genome shotgun sequence:
- the LOC123149345 gene encoding putative proline-rich receptor-like protein kinase PERK11: MAAGEPTRAAVVVAARAAAREVPRAAAAWALAHVARPGDAVLILVLMPPPQPAATSGRKPWSFPFFAGGCASAHAAAPAQRSDVSDLCSQMTLTLRDLYDPTKVDLRVRIVAGAGPGAVAAEAKRARASWVVLDRDLKVEETRCMEELQCNIVAVRRSRPKVLRLNLACSTEEPRPEPAAPPPQPEPRAQDGANEETASVRRPAVTPPSFSPDSQTPSGSTDDAGASSSMSTSDPGASPLSASPSEEAGICISLRKEEAEDVGASSAPSSSEEAGIFPLCASEEACISLMKKKTEEESEDAGTSPLSNSTNPGDSPLRASETDGSSLKKQDTINADATSVSSSTDPATSPLFASETDSSSPGTEAFDDSTGASSAASSGLGTTTPACVSERDMSPLKHAETVHVLSDPESEASASATAATPQAPSSAAASPSLQPWMADILQRPGASPRPTPTRRRTPTADALLEKIAKLDLLTEISAVRSRSDLNFRGNVRDVVSLSRTPAPGPPPLCSVCQHKTPVFGKPPRWFSYAELEHATGGFSRANFLAEGGFGSVHRGVLPDGQAIAVKQHRLASSSQGDVEFCSEVEVLSCAQHRNVVMLIGFCVEGKRRLLVYEYICNRSLDTHLYGRHKETLGWAARQKIAVGAARGLRYLHEECRVGCIIHRDMRPNNILVTHDFEPLVGDFGLARWQPDGDMGVDTRVIGTFGYLAPEYAQSGQITEKADVYSFGVVLVELVTGRKAVDINRPKGQQFLTEWARPLLEEHAIDELIDPRLEDRFCENEVYCMLHAANLCIRRDPHSRPRMSHVLRILEGDMVVESGGCISAPSSDAGSMSRRMLSDRLHYQEQGSPVRPDSQQRVGGVNRSLETTLRSAWDADVQGLSNRFWYPSAAAADCSQHQR; encoded by the exons ATGGCGGCCGGCGAGCCGACGCgcgcggcggtggtggtggcggcgcgggCCGCGGCCAGGGAGGTGCCCCGGGCGGCGGCCGCGTGGGCGCTGGCGCACGTCGCGCGGCCCGGCGACgccgtcctcatcctcgtcctcatgccgccgccgcagccggccGCCACGTCCG GTAGAAAGCCGTGGAGCTTCCCCTTCTTCGCGGGGGGCTGCGCCAGCGCCcacgcggcggcgccggcgcagcGCTCCGACGTCTCCGACCTCTGCTCGCAGATGACGCTCACCCTCCGCGACCTCTACGACCCCACCAAG GTGGACCTGAGGGTGAGGATCGTCGCCGGCGCGGGCCCCGGCGCCGTGGCCGCCGAGGCGAAGCGGGCGCGGGCGAGCTGGGTCGTGCTCGACAG GGATCTCAAGGTCGAGGAGACGCGCTGCATGGAGGAGCTCCAGTGCAACATCGTCGCCGTCAGGCGCTCCCGGCCCAAGGTGCTCCGGCTCAACCTCGCCTGCTCCACGGAGGAGCCACGCCCGGAGCCGGCAGCTCCCCCGCCCCAGCCCGAGCCCAGAGCCCAAGATGGTGCGAACGAGGAGACGGCTTCGGTCCGGAGACCCGCCGTGACGCCGCCGAGCTTCAGCCCGGACTCACAGACGCCGTCTGGCAGCACCGACGACGCCGGAGCTTCCTCCTCCATGTCGACCTCGGACCCCGGCGCTTCCCCATTGTCTGCTTCACCTTCAGAAGAGGCCGGCATCTGCATCTCTCTGAggaaagaagaagcagaggatgtGGGAGCGTCCTCCGCGCCAAGTTCTTCAGAAGAAGCGGGAATTTTTCCACTGTGTGCTTCAGAAGAAGCATGCATCTctctgatgaagaagaagacagaAGAAGAATCCGAGGATGCGGGAACATCTCCTCTGTCAAACTCAACAAACCCAGGCGATTCTCCATTGCGTGCTTCAGAAACAGACGGTAGCTCTCTGAAGAAACAAGACACCATCAATGCCGATGCAACCTCCGTGTCAAGCTCAACAGACCCTGCAACCTCTCCACTGTTCGCTTCAGAAACAGACAGCAGCTCGCCGGGGACGGAGGCGTTCGACGATTCCACCGGAGCATCCTCCGCCGCAAGCTCAGGCCTCGGCACCACCACTCCAGCTTGTGTTTCAGAAAGAGATATGAGCCCTCTCAAGCATGCAGAAACTGTCCATGTACTATCTGACCCTGAGAGTGAAGCTTCAGCATCAGCTACAGCTGCAACTCCTCAGGCACCATCATCAGCGGCAGCCTCGCCGTCGCTGCAGCCATGGATGGCCGACATCCTGCAGCGACCCGGCGCGTCCCCCAGACCCACACCAACCCGCCGAAGAACCCCGACGGCCGACGCGCTGCTGGAGAAGATCGCCAAGCTGGACCTGCTGACCGAGATCAGCGCCGTCAGGAGCAGGTCCGACCTCAACTTCAGAGGCAACGTGCGAGACGTGGTGTCCCTCTCCCGGACCCCCGCGCCGGGGCCGCCGCCGCTGTGCTCGGTGTGCCAGCACAAGACGCCCGTGTTCGGGAAGCCGCCGCGGTGGTTCAGCTACGCCGAGCTGGAGCACGCCACGGGCGGCTTCTCCAGGGCCAACTTCCTGGCCGAGGGCGGGTTCGGGTCCGTGCACCGAGGGGTGCTGCCTGACGGCCAGGCCATCGCCGTGAAGCAGCACAGGCTCGCCAGCAGCTCGCAGGGCGACGTCGAGTTCTGCTCCGAGGTGGAGGTGCTCAGCTGCGCGCAGCACCGCAACGTCGTCATGCTCATCGGGTTCTGCGTCGAGGGCAAGAGGAGGCTGCTGGTCTACGAGTACATCTGCAACAGATCACTCGACACTCATCTCTATG GCCGTCACAAGGAGACGTTGGGGTGGGCTGCCAGGCAGAAGATCGCGGTTGGCGCCGCCAGGGGGCTGCGGTACCTCCATGAGGAATGCAGGGTCGGCTGCATTATCCACCGCGACATGAGGCCGAACAACATCCTCGTCACGCATGATTTCGAGCCACTG GTCGGCGATTTCGGGCTGGCCAGATGGCAACCTGACGGAGACATGGGTGTTGACACAAGAGTCATCGGCACATTCGG TTACCTGGCACCTGAGTATGCTCAGAGCGGGCAAATTACCGAGAAGGCCGATGTGTACTCATTTGGGGTTGTTCTAGTGGAACTTGTCACTGGACGCAAGGCCGTCGATATCAACAGACCCAAGGGCCAGCAGTTCCTGACTGAATGG GCCCGGCCATTGCTGGAGGAGCACGCGATCGACGAGCTCATTGACCCGCGCCTCGAGGACCGCTTCTGCGAGAACGAGGTCTACTGCATGCTGCACGCGGCGAACCTCTGCATACGGCGCGACCCGCATTCGAGGCCGCGCATGTCACAT GTTCTCCGCATCCTGGAGGGCGATATGGTGGTGGAGTCCGGCGGCTGCATCTCCGCCCCGAGCAGCGACGCCGGGAGCATGAGCCGCCGCATGCTGAGCGACCGGCTGCACTACCAGGAGCAGGGCAGCCCGGTTCGGCCCGATTCGCAGCAGCGTGTCGGCGGGGTGAACCGCTCCCTTGAGACCACCCTGAGGAGCGCCTGGGATGCCGATGTGCAGGGCCTGTCTAACAGGTTTTGGTACCCTTCAGCAGCTGCTGCAGACTGCAGCCAACACCAAAGATGA